The following are encoded in a window of Verrucomicrobiia bacterium genomic DNA:
- the metK gene encoding methionine adenosyltransferase, translated as MKKERRLFTSESVGEGHPDKICDQISDAVLDALLEGDANSRVAVETLVTTGSVIVSGEVTSGTYVEIPQLVRGVIRSIGYTDAEYGFDYKTCGVLTAIQQQSPDIAMGVDTGGAGDQGMMFGYATNETPELMPLPIMMAHKLVRQVAEIRKKGVLAYLRPDCKSQATIEYDGDQPVRVDAVVLSCQHDADVSLEKIKKDLTEHVIQKVIHRDLMDKNTKIFINPTGRFEIGGPHGDTGLTGRKIIVDTYGGMGRHGGGAFSGKDPSKVDRSAAYFARYVAKNIVAAGIAKRCELQVSYAIGVAEPVSIMVDTFGTSEIPAEQITEAVRKIFDFTPRGIIKKLDLRKPIYRATAAYGHFGRTEPTFTWEKTDAVEDLKKALKLENHHKVHA; from the coding sequence ATGAAAAAAGAACGCCGCTTGTTCACTTCCGAGTCCGTGGGCGAAGGCCATCCGGACAAAATCTGCGACCAGATCTCCGACGCGGTCCTGGACGCGCTTCTCGAAGGCGATGCGAATTCCCGCGTGGCTGTCGAAACGCTCGTCACGACCGGCAGCGTCATTGTTTCCGGCGAAGTCACCAGCGGAACTTACGTCGAAATCCCGCAGCTCGTGCGCGGCGTCATCCGCTCCATCGGCTACACGGACGCGGAATACGGCTTCGACTACAAGACCTGCGGCGTGCTCACCGCGATCCAGCAGCAGTCGCCCGACATTGCCATGGGCGTGGATACCGGCGGCGCCGGCGACCAGGGCATGATGTTCGGCTACGCCACAAACGAAACGCCGGAGCTCATGCCGCTCCCGATCATGATGGCCCATAAACTGGTCCGCCAGGTGGCCGAGATCCGCAAGAAGGGCGTGCTCGCTTACCTGCGCCCGGACTGCAAAAGCCAGGCCACGATCGAATACGACGGCGACCAGCCCGTGCGCGTGGACGCGGTCGTTCTTTCCTGCCAGCACGACGCGGACGTTTCCCTCGAAAAAATCAAGAAAGACCTCACCGAGCACGTCATCCAGAAGGTCATTCACCGCGACCTCATGGACAAGAACACGAAAATCTTCATCAATCCCACGGGCCGCTTCGAAATCGGCGGACCGCACGGCGACACGGGCCTCACCGGCCGCAAGATCATCGTCGACACCTACGGCGGCATGGGCCGTCACGGCGGCGGCGCGTTCAGCGGCAAGGATCCGTCCAAGGTCGACCGTTCCGCGGCGTATTTCGCGCGCTACGTGGCCAAAAACATCGTGGCCGCGGGCATTGCTAAGCGCTGTGAGCTGCAGGTCTCCTACGCCATCGGCGTGGCCGAGCCCGTTTCCATCATGGTCGACACGTTCGGCACGAGCGAAATCCCGGCCGAGCAGATCACCGAAGCCGTGCGCAAGATTTTCGATTTCACGCCGCGCGGCATCATCAAGAAGCTCGACCTCCGCAAGCCCATCTACCGCGCCACCGCGGCCTACGGCCACTTCGGACGTACGGAGCCGACGTTCACGTGGGAAAAGACCGACGCGGTCGAAGACCTGAAGAAGGCGCTCAAACTCGAAAATCATCATAAGGTTCACGCGTAA